A window of the Elusimicrobiota bacterium genome harbors these coding sequences:
- a CDS encoding barstar family protein yields MDNNFLLIPNSPDIADLPPAEAGALAAAARAGGFAVFELDGAQMKTKPALMEHSERALGFPGDFGKNWDAMIDYLGDMANFHDNPKILIFVKNPSEILTSDPKLYADLRRICGLSCDNAREWSRSTVILKFVFIS; encoded by the coding sequence ATGGATAATAATTTTTTACTGATTCCAAACTCTCCCGACATAGCCGACCTGCCCCCCGCCGAAGCAGGGGCGCTGGCCGCCGCCGCGCGCGCCGGCGGCTTTGCCGTGTTTGAACTTGACGGAGCTCAGATGAAGACAAAGCCCGCGCTGATGGAGCATTCCGAGCGGGCGCTGGGCTTTCCGGGCGACTTCGGCAAAAACTGGGACGCCATGATAGATTATCTCGGCGATATGGCGAATTTCCATGACAACCCTAAAATATTGATTTTCGTTAAAAACCCGTCTGAAATATTAACCTCCGACCCCAAGCTATATGCCGACCTGCGCAGGATCTGCGGCCTGTCTTGCGACAATGCGCGTGAATGGAGCAGGAGCACGGTAATCCTGAAGTTCGTGTTCATCTCCTGA
- a CDS encoding tetratricopeptide repeat protein, translating to MTKIIVFAMLFTPVSAQAKNSGDYRPIADELIKNCEGMDKTIAVAGFSYSDGRDSRDGSFVAERLTAELVEINKTKVIERKEIERLFKELKLPLPGAMDLGSAKGVGKVVSAGCVVVGTLTELPARRLELNARLVEVESGKVITAALGLIEKDWLEQYRKMLEEQNKIIEKNPKDAQAFYGKAVMYAELGEYDNAIAAFNIAISLAPADFKAYFSRGNVYREQGGYDKAIEDFSKTITINPALAAPYSNRGSVYVTKGEYEKAINDSSKAIAIDPNSITAYFTRGTAYYNTGEHNKAVEDYSKAIELDPKRALAYSGRAHACFARGEYDRAISDSSRAMAIDPKCADAYFSRGHAYFGKGEYDKAIKDYSRMIEIAPEDARAYSQRGAAYALNGQFNKAIEDCSKAIEIDPDDAKAYSQRGGVYALRGASVAAIKDYSRAIAIDPKLAEAYSSRGTAYLAENQYDQAIEDYSKMIEIDPKLAVTYYKRGNIYLKKGEFYKAIEDYSKVITLDPAYVWAYYYRGSAYAKTGELDKAIEDFSKALAIKPNLANAYYNRGNIYGEKGEYDNAIEDFSKAIAIDPKDAKAYYGRGVSYSKKGEYDKAIGDFSSEIAINPKYAKAYNNRGLAYENKGDYKKAAADREKYRKLTKPK from the coding sequence ATGACTAAAATAATCGTGTTTGCCATGCTTTTTACCCCGGTATCCGCGCAGGCGAAAAACAGCGGTGATTACCGTCCCATCGCCGATGAGCTGATTAAAAACTGCGAAGGCATGGATAAAACGATAGCCGTGGCCGGGTTTTCCTATTCCGACGGCCGCGATTCCAGGGACGGAAGCTTTGTGGCGGAGCGTCTTACGGCCGAACTGGTTGAAATTAATAAGACTAAAGTTATAGAGCGGAAAGAAATAGAAAGACTTTTTAAAGAATTGAAACTCCCGCTTCCCGGCGCCATGGATCTCGGTTCCGCCAAAGGAGTCGGCAAAGTGGTAAGCGCCGGCTGCGTGGTGGTGGGAACCTTAACCGAACTCCCCGCCAGGCGGTTGGAATTAAACGCCCGCCTGGTCGAAGTGGAATCTGGAAAAGTCATCACCGCCGCCTTAGGCCTTATAGAAAAAGATTGGCTTGAGCAATATAGGAAGATGCTTGAAGAGCAAAACAAGATAATTGAGAAAAACCCGAAGGACGCGCAGGCATTTTATGGGAAGGCCGTAATGTACGCTGAGTTGGGGGAATATGATAACGCCATAGCCGCCTTTAACATAGCGATCAGTCTTGCCCCCGCCGATTTTAAAGCTTATTTCAGCAGAGGCAATGTTTATCGCGAGCAGGGCGGGTATGATAAAGCAATTGAAGATTTTTCCAAAACGATAACAATTAACCCCGCGCTTGCCGCGCCCTATTCCAACCGCGGATCGGTATATGTCACTAAGGGCGAGTATGAAAAAGCGATCAATGATTCTTCCAAAGCGATAGCAATTGACCCGAACAGCATTACGGCCTATTTCACGCGCGGAACCGCCTATTATAATACTGGCGAGCACAACAAGGCGGTTGAGGATTATTCCAAGGCGATAGAACTTGACCCGAAGCGCGCTTTGGCATATTCCGGCCGGGCACATGCCTGCTTTGCCCGGGGCGAATATGACCGGGCAATTAGCGATTCTTCCAGGGCGATGGCAATTGACCCGAAATGTGCCGACGCATATTTCAGCCGGGGGCATGCCTATTTCGGCAAGGGCGAGTATGACAAGGCGATTAAAGATTATTCACGGATGATCGAAATTGCCCCGGAGGACGCCAGGGCATATTCCCAGCGCGGAGCCGCCTATGCTTTAAACGGCCAATTCAATAAGGCGATCGAAGATTGTTCCAAGGCGATAGAAATTGACCCGGATGACGCCAAGGCATACTCTCAGCGCGGAGGCGTTTATGCTTTGAGGGGCGCGTCCGTGGCGGCGATTAAAGATTATTCCAGAGCGATAGCAATTGACCCGAAGCTTGCCGAGGCGTATTCCAGCCGGGGGACAGCCTACCTGGCCGAAAATCAATATGATCAGGCGATTGAAGATTATTCCAAGATGATAGAAATTGACCCGAAACTCGCCGTGACATATTATAAACGCGGAAATATCTATCTCAAGAAGGGCGAGTTTTACAAGGCGATCGAGGATTATTCCAAAGTAATAACACTCGATCCGGCGTATGTCTGGGCGTATTATTACCGCGGCAGCGCCTACGCTAAAACGGGTGAACTGGATAAGGCGATCGAGGACTTTTCCAAAGCGCTGGCAATTAAGCCGAACCTTGCCAACGCATATTACAACCGCGGGAATATCTACGGTGAGAAAGGCGAGTATGATAATGCGATTGAAGATTTTTCCAAGGCGATAGCGATCGACCCGAAGGATGCCAAAGCATATTATGGCCGCGGAGTTTCCTATAGTAAGAAGGGGGAATATGACAAGGCGATCGGGGATTTTTCCAGCGAAATAGCGATTAACCCGAAGTATGCCAAGGCATATAATAACCGCGGGCTTGCCTACGAGAATAAGGGCGATTACAAAAAAGCGGCGGCTGACCGCGAAAAATACCGAAAGTTGACAAAACCCAAGTAA
- a CDS encoding family 10 glycosylhydrolase, with the protein MKKVMFAALVIITIPPGYCAGNDAAVSEESARNFNQGIESNRLAADIQRGIHVSEVPALPAKSASRPLHGVWVDMKVLQLDKPELERLVRLARAAGLETLYPAVFRYGCNFYSAPKSPFDCGKEDLLGKFLAVVRKEAPEMRVVPWFERTIHMGALTPGSLYVNTALQEAPDARVDGYRVVDLDNKDVRAHLLESILALRDYGINSVQIDDHLAYDVSPAHSGNSAFKAAPELWKAKLTRFVNWLSAEVRAQAPGFRIEIAQNPRDFAAATYLADWTNWKVDEVVVECYRSSGYAAATDPACGKGRRGVAFLANGVELDDKQILTAAKGLKDRGFVLFHLGRMGNREKLAEELGKILRR; encoded by the coding sequence ATGAAAAAGGTTATGTTTGCCGCGCTGGTCATAATTACCATCCCTCCGGGTTATTGCGCCGGCAATGACGCCGCCGTTTCGGAAGAGTCCGCGCGGAATTTCAACCAGGGGATAGAGTCAAACCGGTTGGCCGCGGATATCCAGCGGGGGATCCATGTCTCCGAAGTGCCCGCCTTACCCGCTAAATCCGCCTCCCGTCCGCTGCACGGCGTATGGGTGGACATGAAGGTTTTGCAGCTCGACAAGCCGGAACTTGAAAGGTTGGTCCGCCTGGCGCGCGCAGCCGGCCTGGAAACTCTTTATCCGGCGGTATTCCGCTATGGCTGTAATTTTTACAGCGCTCCCAAATCCCCTTTCGATTGCGGCAAGGAAGACCTTCTCGGCAAGTTTTTGGCGGTGGTCCGGAAAGAGGCGCCGGAAATGCGGGTGGTTCCCTGGTTCGAGCGGACTATTCACATGGGGGCGCTCACGCCCGGGAGCCTGTACGTAAATACCGCGCTGCAGGAGGCTCCGGATGCCCGGGTGGACGGTTACAGAGTGGTGGACCTGGACAATAAAGACGTCCGCGCCCATCTCCTTGAGTCAATACTCGCGCTGCGCGATTACGGCATCAACAGCGTGCAGATAGACGACCATCTTGCTTATGACGTTTCACCGGCCCATTCCGGCAACAGCGCTTTTAAGGCGGCTCCGGAATTATGGAAAGCAAAACTGACGCGGTTCGTTAACTGGCTGTCCGCCGAAGTGCGCGCGCAGGCGCCGGGCTTCCGCATTGAGATCGCCCAGAACCCGCGGGATTTTGCCGCCGCCACATATCTTGCCGATTGGACGAACTGGAAAGTTGACGAGGTGGTGGTGGAGTGCTACCGGTCTTCCGGCTATGCTGCCGCCACGGATCCCGCCTGCGGTAAAGGACGCCGCGGCGTGGCGTTCCTCGCCAACGGCGTGGAACTGGACGATAAACAGATATTAACCGCCGCCAAAGGTCTCAAAGACCGCGGCTTCGTTCTTTTTCATCTCGGTCGTATGGGGAACCGTGAAAAACTTGCAGAAGAGCTGGGCAAGATCCTCCGCCGCTGA
- a CDS encoding MBL fold metallo-hydrolase codes for MKRNCLLTAIVTAFLGFNLSAQNISFDPLNSGTANIKDIAVPEPAPVPVPPSAGDAVTSSSGALHAYFVDVGQGDCEYIELPNGKNALIDGGPKSSASSGIAQFLTQHGVTKIDYVVLTHPHFDHYSGLKYVFKYLQVNNFYDTREENTGSSTMTNLRAQISTMGVSVSYPAAGDSLDWDPGEVQVKVLNSCSEPGSSNLGPVLNDCSIVLKVTYHNTSILYTGDMQSDVEATLVSTYGSELQSDVLKVGHHGSPTATSAAFLNMVKPKIAYIELGANNTYGFPSQAVLTGLQAAGAEVYRTDLSGTQEYSIQ; via the coding sequence ATGAAAAGAAATTGTCTTTTGACGGCAATAGTAACGGCATTCCTGGGGTTCAACCTGAGCGCCCAGAATATTTCTTTTGATCCGCTTAACAGCGGGACCGCTAATATAAAAGATATAGCGGTGCCGGAACCGGCCCCTGTTCCGGTTCCACCCTCCGCCGGCGATGCCGTAACCTCCTCTTCGGGCGCTTTGCACGCCTATTTTGTGGATGTGGGCCAGGGCGATTGCGAGTATATAGAGCTGCCCAACGGCAAAAACGCGCTTATAGACGGCGGCCCGAAAAGTTCGGCCAGCTCCGGTATTGCCCAGTTCCTCACCCAGCACGGAGTCACAAAAATCGATTATGTGGTGTTGACCCATCCGCACTTTGACCATTACAGCGGTCTAAAATATGTTTTTAAATATTTACAGGTAAACAATTTTTATGACACGCGCGAGGAGAACACCGGCTCCTCCACCATGACTAATTTGCGCGCCCAAATAAGTACTATGGGTGTCAGCGTTTCCTACCCGGCGGCGGGAGACAGTCTGGACTGGGACCCCGGAGAGGTTCAGGTGAAAGTGCTGAACAGCTGCTCAGAACCCGGGTCCAGCAACCTGGGCCCCGTGCTTAATGACTGTTCTATTGTGCTGAAAGTCACCTACCATAACACCTCCATTCTCTACACCGGGGATATGCAGTCTGATGTGGAGGCCACTCTGGTGTCCACATACGGCAGCGAGTTGCAGTCTGATGTCCTTAAAGTCGGCCATCACGGCAGCCCCACCGCCACCAGCGCCGCTTTCCTGAATATGGTCAAGCCGAAAATAGCGTACATTGAGCTGGGCGCCAACAATACTTACGGCTTTCCATCACAGGCGGTATTAACCGGTTTGCAGGCCGCGGGGGCCGAAGTCTATCGTACCGACCTGAGCGGCACTCAGGAATACTCCATACAGTAA
- a CDS encoding mechanosensitive ion channel family protein: MGNISALFGPLIISFYSILFVSTALLYRAAPASRKRLGVTAFLAICSIAGILAANFLGAAAGGLVKLLELVSRLLAVIAAINVAGIFGFSLVMPKLRAGVSRFVEDLILAGAYLAAGLAVISASGTDLSGVLATSAVVTGVVAFSLQDTLGNIIGGMVLHLEDSFMPGDWIGVEKYEGVVREIRWRQTTIETLDGDLVVIPNIILMKSPVTVLGRASGNTRFRAVSFNVYYDRAPGEVISAIDQALREDPPACVAPAPAPYCAIKEFLPNCAAYEVRYYLTDLSVPGRTDSNVRAKIYYALSRAGIKLSIPARSVVVSEDAQQTAEKSTKSEMIRRLAALKGVDVLQTLTEEERVVLAGKLKPAPFAPGEMITKQGAAADWLYIIYEGKAEIRLYSGETVSYKAVKTLGPGDVLGEMGLFTGEPRSATAVASQEVRCYRLDREGFRAIIAGRPEIAESIAAMLAERRLELAEAKERMAGESAAHGLGTEQQDLLSKIKNFFRL; the protein is encoded by the coding sequence ATGGGAAATATCTCCGCCCTGTTTGGCCCCCTGATAATAAGCTTTTATTCCATTCTTTTTGTTTCTACGGCCTTGCTTTATCGCGCCGCTCCCGCTTCGCGCAAAAGGCTGGGGGTTACGGCTTTCCTGGCGATATGTTCAATAGCGGGGATTCTCGCGGCCAACTTTCTGGGCGCCGCCGCCGGCGGTCTTGTAAAACTGCTTGAACTGGTTTCCCGCCTGCTTGCCGTGATCGCCGCTATAAACGTGGCCGGGATCTTCGGTTTTTCCCTGGTTATGCCTAAACTGAGAGCCGGGGTCTCCAGGTTCGTGGAAGACCTGATACTTGCGGGAGCCTACTTAGCGGCGGGACTTGCGGTGATATCTGCTTCCGGCACGGACCTCAGCGGCGTGCTTGCCACCTCGGCTGTGGTCACCGGCGTGGTCGCTTTCTCCCTGCAGGACACGCTCGGCAATATAATCGGCGGCATGGTGCTGCACCTGGAAGATTCTTTCATGCCCGGGGACTGGATAGGGGTGGAAAAATACGAAGGCGTGGTGCGCGAAATACGCTGGCGCCAGACCACGATCGAAACGCTGGACGGCGATCTCGTGGTAATTCCTAATATCATACTTATGAAGAGCCCTGTTACCGTGCTGGGGCGGGCCTCAGGGAACACCCGCTTCCGCGCGGTTTCTTTCAATGTCTATTACGACCGCGCTCCCGGAGAAGTGATAAGCGCGATCGATCAGGCTTTAAGGGAGGACCCTCCCGCCTGCGTGGCGCCGGCCCCCGCTCCTTACTGCGCTATAAAGGAATTTCTGCCAAACTGCGCGGCTTATGAGGTCCGCTACTACCTCACTGATCTTTCCGTGCCGGGCAGAACCGACTCCAATGTGCGCGCTAAGATTTATTACGCGCTTTCACGCGCCGGCATAAAGCTTTCCATCCCGGCCCGCTCGGTAGTTGTAAGCGAAGATGCGCAGCAGACGGCTGAGAAGAGCACGAAAAGTGAGATGATCAGGCGGCTGGCGGCTTTGAAAGGCGTTGATGTGCTCCAGACTTTGACTGAAGAAGAGCGCGTGGTCCTTGCCGGAAAACTGAAACCTGCGCCTTTCGCGCCCGGAGAAATGATCACCAAACAGGGGGCCGCGGCCGACTGGCTCTACATAATTTACGAGGGTAAAGCGGAGATCAGACTTTATTCCGGGGAAACCGTCTCATACAAGGCCGTTAAGACCCTGGGTCCGGGAGACGTGCTGGGCGAGATGGGCTTGTTTACAGGGGAGCCGCGTTCGGCTACCGCCGTGGCTTCGCAGGAGGTCCGCTGCTACCGTCTGGACAGGGAGGGTTTCCGCGCCATCATTGCCGGCAGGCCGGAGATAGCAGAGTCCATAGCCGCTATGCTCGCCGAACGGCGTCTGGAGCTGGCCGAAGCCAAAGAGCGTATGGCAGGCGAAAGCGCGGCCCACGGCCTCGGTACGGAACAGCAGGATCTTCTTTCTAAAATAAAAAATTTCTTCAGGCTTTAG
- a CDS encoding aminotransferase class III-fold pyridoxal phosphate-dependent enzyme, translating to MTAQQCMDQLNSIRNSAGPTRTRGLGDEVIRLFLAGDKDLARAIKTAAENRRKLASTHEELFKMEEKALCLMLQRQVLNFYPAANINPYVPLAALGSWIITSHGAVIHDSGGYGMLGMGHAPRAVLAAMSEPFVMANVMTPSFSQYRLTERLSREIGHRRGSCPFKKFVFLNSGSEAVTFTCRVTDIHARTMTDPGGRHAGKKVMKLAIVEGFHGRTEGPARLSQSCRADYAKHLASFRDPDNLMFVPINDLAALRKAFTEAEKNGVFFEALFVEPVMGEGVPGLALTREYYDEARALTRKTGSLLIVDSIQAALRAQGCLSIVDYQGFETCVPPDMETFSKALNAGQYPLSVIALSGEVAAQYVTGLYGNTMTGNPRAMEVGCTVLDAVTDKVRNNIRERGREFLIKFQALAEEFPGAIERVVGTGLMASVMLNPKRYRVLGEGGFEEFMRIHGIEMIHGGECGLRFTPSFNITSAEIDLIVSVIRRGLKELASPSGKALAASGEHKGRVE from the coding sequence ATGACAGCTCAACAGTGCATGGATCAATTAAATTCAATCCGGAATTCCGCCGGACCGACCCGCACCCGCGGCCTGGGCGATGAGGTCATCCGGCTTTTTCTGGCCGGCGACAAGGATCTGGCGAGGGCTATAAAAACCGCCGCGGAGAACCGCCGGAAGCTTGCATCCACGCACGAGGAATTGTTTAAAATGGAGGAAAAAGCCCTCTGTCTCATGCTACAGCGGCAGGTGCTTAACTTCTATCCAGCCGCCAACATAAACCCCTACGTGCCGCTGGCGGCTTTGGGCTCCTGGATCATCACCTCGCACGGCGCAGTGATCCACGATTCCGGCGGCTACGGCATGCTCGGCATGGGGCACGCGCCACGGGCCGTTCTGGCGGCCATGAGCGAACCTTTCGTAATGGCCAACGTCATGACGCCCTCCTTCAGCCAGTACCGCCTGACGGAGCGCCTGAGCCGGGAGATAGGCCACCGGCGCGGAAGTTGTCCCTTCAAAAAGTTCGTCTTCCTGAACAGCGGTTCCGAGGCCGTCACCTTCACTTGCCGGGTCACTGACATCCACGCCCGCACGATGACCGATCCCGGCGGCCGGCACGCTGGAAAGAAGGTGATGAAGCTGGCGATAGTGGAAGGTTTCCACGGGCGCACCGAGGGTCCAGCGCGGCTTTCCCAGTCCTGCCGTGCGGACTACGCCAAACATCTGGCCTCCTTCAGGGATCCCGACAACCTTATGTTCGTGCCCATAAACGACCTCGCGGCCCTGCGCAAGGCGTTTACGGAGGCCGAAAAGAACGGTGTTTTCTTTGAGGCGTTATTTGTGGAGCCGGTGATGGGGGAAGGTGTTCCCGGGCTCGCCCTTACCCGCGAATACTATGATGAAGCCAGAGCGCTCACCCGGAAGACGGGCAGTCTGCTGATCGTGGATTCCATCCAGGCCGCGCTGCGCGCGCAGGGGTGCCTGAGTATAGTGGACTACCAGGGCTTTGAAACCTGCGTTCCGCCGGACATGGAAACTTTCTCCAAAGCCCTGAACGCGGGGCAGTACCCGCTTTCCGTCATCGCTTTGAGCGGCGAGGTGGCTGCCCAGTATGTTACCGGTCTTTACGGGAACACTATGACCGGCAATCCCCGGGCCATGGAAGTTGGCTGCACCGTCCTTGACGCCGTCACCGACAAAGTCCGCAATAACATCCGCGAGCGGGGCCGGGAATTCCTGATCAAATTCCAGGCGCTGGCCGAAGAATTTCCGGGGGCCATCGAGCGGGTGGTGGGCACGGGCCTGATGGCGAGCGTGATGCTGAACCCCAAACGCTACCGCGTGCTGGGCGAAGGCGGGTTCGAGGAGTTCATGCGCATCCACGGTATCGAGATGATACACGGCGGGGAATGCGGCCTTCGCTTCACGCCTTCCTTCAACATCACCAGCGCCGAGATCGACCTTATCGTCTCCGTCATCCGCCGGGGACTGAAGGAACTGGCCTCCCCTTCCGGGAAGGCCCTTGCTGCGAGCGGGGAGCATAAGGGACGAGTGGAATAA
- a CDS encoding SagB/ThcOx family dehydrogenase, with the protein MKLKTAFCIMAALFCAHTVLSAAEEIQTLRLAKPRTSGGKPLMQALAERKSSRDISGKELPPQLFADLLWAAAGVNRPESKKRTAPSAMNWQEISVYVATAKGLYLYNANANSLEPLVSHDIRPLSGLQSAAQAAPVLLLYVADYAKMGSEQSDMRDLYSAADTGFISQNVYLFCASEGLATVVMGGIDRPRLSKEMGLGPGQKVVLVQPVGYPKREQKGAKG; encoded by the coding sequence ATGAAGCTGAAAACGGCATTTTGTATCATGGCGGCATTGTTCTGCGCGCACACTGTTTTATCTGCCGCTGAGGAAATTCAGACGCTCCGGCTGGCGAAGCCCCGGACAAGCGGCGGAAAGCCGCTGATGCAGGCGCTAGCGGAGCGGAAAAGTTCGCGGGATATCAGCGGCAAAGAGCTGCCGCCGCAGCTGTTTGCCGATCTTCTCTGGGCCGCTGCCGGCGTTAACCGGCCCGAATCCAAAAAACGCACCGCGCCTTCGGCGATGAACTGGCAGGAAATAAGCGTATATGTCGCCACGGCGAAGGGGCTGTATCTCTATAATGCGAACGCAAATTCGCTGGAACCGCTTGTTTCGCACGACATACGCCCTCTCTCCGGATTACAGAGCGCGGCGCAGGCCGCTCCGGTCCTTCTGCTGTATGTGGCTGACTATGCAAAAATGGGAAGTGAACAGTCTGACATGCGGGATCTTTATTCCGCGGCGGATACCGGGTTTATAAGCCAGAATGTTTATCTCTTTTGCGCTTCTGAAGGCCTGGCTACCGTGGTTATGGGGGGAATTGACAGGCCGCGCCTTTCTAAAGAGATGGGTCTTGGGCCCGGGCAAAAAGTCGTTCTTGTACAACCGGTAGGTTATCCGAAGCGGGAACAGAAGGGCGCTAAAGGATGA
- a CDS encoding protease inhibitor I42 family protein, with translation MKQEKDRKIITQNENGREFELAMGETFQVSLPENPTTGYQWEVYKSGAPFVGLEKEEYIAPEENLSGHIVGRGGTKLLTFEAAKPGEAELALRLRRSWEAESEFVDSFSVKLKIVGLQK, from the coding sequence ATGAAACAGGAGAAAGACCGGAAAATAATAACGCAAAATGAAAATGGCCGGGAATTTGAATTGGCCATGGGAGAAACATTCCAGGTATCCCTTCCCGAGAACCCGACCACAGGCTATCAGTGGGAAGTTTATAAATCAGGCGCGCCTTTTGTCGGCCTGGAAAAAGAAGAGTATATCGCGCCCGAGGAAAATTTGTCCGGACATATAGTGGGAAGAGGCGGGACAAAGCTTTTGACTTTTGAGGCCGCAAAGCCCGGCGAAGCAGAACTTGCCCTTCGCTTAAGGCGTTCCTGGGAAGCTGAGAGCGAATTCGTTGATTCTTTTTCGGTCAAACTGAAAATTGTCGGGCTGCAAAAATAG
- a CDS encoding PIG-L family deacetylase has protein sequence MKITSSDRVLIVAPHPDDEILSSFGLMRNACRAGAGVKVVFLTNGERNHLSHMLSKKKIFISPRAKAGYGRERLQEALLALDYTGRVESEFWGVADTGVPAELSKPGLMVRFRKMLAEFRPTIIVSPSMNDLHPDHSAAAVMTEMAVAGIPGNERRPLTLFYALHRRGPEPAAEFDLKLPLAPHETAEKMAFKNIYRTQASTWRRLAAKVAREEAFLTAEKNLSPHITVDFAGQDLVWLRTTLGSSIRPVRLTALYCDGKTCVRASLKLNWKKTSGPLREAGTGRTLALARLQKSFGRKGGLIALPAEISAGSRLLAVKAGGLFGFFDIAGFVKIPSAPPKKKPRTCAIIPCYNIDNLCVQAVSRAMNYADRVIAVDDGSTDMTAAHFRELERKGGNLTVISFSKNRGKGFAILEGMKSALAGDFDLILTMDGDLQHLPEDIPSFQRAWSEGGEFIIGYRRFSGKVPLRSRIGNSLVNKLVRVLFNRVPIDSQSGFRGFSRALAGDIVRSPAVRGGRYETEIDIMVEAVRRNYRVMQVEIPTIYLDGNRKSHFRPFTDSFRVVKSFVLNMARR, from the coding sequence ATGAAGATTACAAGCTCCGACAGGGTCCTCATCGTCGCACCGCACCCCGATGATGAAATCCTGTCGTCGTTCGGTTTAATGCGGAACGCCTGCCGGGCCGGAGCCGGGGTGAAAGTGGTTTTTTTAACTAACGGCGAGAGGAATCACCTCAGCCACATGCTGTCCAAAAAGAAGATTTTCATCAGCCCGCGGGCGAAAGCCGGTTACGGCAGGGAACGCCTGCAGGAGGCGCTGCTGGCCCTTGACTATACGGGCCGGGTCGAAAGCGAGTTCTGGGGCGTTGCAGACACCGGGGTTCCGGCTGAACTGTCAAAGCCGGGGCTTATGGTCCGTTTCAGGAAAATGCTTGCCGAGTTCAGGCCCACGATAATCGTATCGCCGTCTATGAACGACCTGCATCCGGATCACAGCGCGGCTGCCGTCATGACGGAGATGGCTGTTGCCGGAATTCCGGGTAATGAGCGCCGCCCGCTCACATTGTTTTACGCGCTTCATCGGCGCGGCCCGGAGCCGGCGGCTGAGTTTGACCTGAAATTGCCCCTTGCTCCGCATGAGACCGCCGAAAAGATGGCGTTTAAAAATATCTACAGGACTCAGGCCTCAACCTGGCGGCGGCTGGCCGCCAAAGTGGCGCGGGAGGAAGCCTTTCTTACCGCGGAAAAAAATCTGAGCCCTCACATAACCGTAGATTTCGCTGGACAGGATCTGGTCTGGTTGAGAACCACCCTGGGCTCGTCTATCCGCCCGGTCAGGCTTACGGCGCTTTACTGCGACGGTAAAACATGCGTAAGAGCGTCGTTAAAACTTAACTGGAAAAAAACATCCGGGCCGCTGCGAGAAGCCGGAACGGGGCGGACCTTGGCGCTGGCGCGGCTGCAGAAGTCCTTCGGCCGCAAAGGGGGACTGATAGCCTTGCCGGCGGAAATATCAGCCGGCAGTCGGCTGCTGGCCGTTAAGGCGGGCGGGCTTTTCGGTTTTTTTGACATCGCCGGTTTTGTGAAAATACCCTCCGCCCCCCCCAAAAAAAAGCCCAGGACCTGCGCCATCATTCCGTGCTACAACATAGATAATTTATGCGTTCAGGCCGTTTCCAGGGCCATGAACTACGCCGACAGGGTTATAGCCGTTGACGACGGCTCAACGGACATGACCGCGGCCCATTTCAGAGAACTTGAGAGAAAGGGCGGAAATTTGACGGTTATAAGTTTCTCCAAGAACAGGGGAAAAGGCTTTGCAATACTTGAAGGCATGAAAAGCGCCCTGGCCGGGGATTTCGACCTTATCCTGACCATGGACGGGGACCTGCAGCATCTGCCGGAAGACATCCCCTCCTTCCAGCGGGCCTGGAGCGAGGGCGGAGAATTTATAATAGGCTACCGCCGGTTTTCGGGAAAAGTGCCGCTGCGCAGCCGCATAGGCAACAGCCTGGTAAATAAGCTGGTCCGCGTCCTGTTCAACCGCGTCCCCATAGATTCACAATCCGGTTTCCGCGGTTTTTCCCGCGCCCTCGCAGGAGATATTGTCCGTTCGCCGGCAGTGCGCGGCGGAAGATATGAAACTGAGATAGACATTATGGTTGAAGCCGTCAGGCGCAACTACCGGGTAATGCAGGTTGAAATACCCACCATCTACTTGGACGGCAACAGAAAATCGCATTTCCGCCCTTTCACGGACTCTTTCCGGGTGGTAAAGTCGTTCGTGCTGAACATGGCCAGGCGTTGA